One segment of Spiroplasma cantharicola DNA contains the following:
- a CDS encoding ABC transporter permease → MKKSNWNTFKIIFSMQLSNYKKDLFVVFSGWIITTITLVIWLAFKNAGTGAGNKDLVVDNFIVASAIGISVIRNCLFNLVKTIYDFKSSRFLERLFSTKISKTFVFSIIILFNQIVNFLVAVFMFGISMLFSDQRQEIVNVNWPILFLGFFLLAISSNLIALIIVFHSKSYEWASVIANIFYFLPMFLLGLGIPWTLLEQNKPIIIIGFFLPQRYFLNIMASGWANDIGMETNQFGYNGNFWIPYIISFIILVILTIWIYLLLKRVFGYKKNLLKKYPTNLKHNAIIYSIKKANSIEELNEIMEVKKLIIEEKKKKRKAKGKIENANS, encoded by the coding sequence ATGAAAAAGAGTAATTGAAACACGTTTAAAATAATTTTCTCAATGCAATTATCCAATTATAAAAAAGATTTGTTTGTAGTTTTTTCTGGGTGAATAATTACGACAATTACTCTTGTCATATGATTAGCCTTTAAAAATGCTGGTACTGGAGCTGGCAATAAGGACTTAGTAGTTGATAATTTTATTGTTGCTAGTGCAATAGGGATTAGTGTAATTAGAAATTGTTTATTTAATCTTGTAAAAACCATTTATGATTTTAAATCCTCTAGGTTTCTTGAACGACTTTTTTCTACTAAAATTTCAAAGACATTTGTATTCTCAATTATTATATTATTTAATCAAATAGTTAATTTTCTAGTAGCTGTGTTTATGTTCGGAATAAGTATGTTATTTTCAGACCAAAGACAAGAGATAGTTAATGTTAATTGACCAATTTTATTTTTAGGTTTTTTTCTTCTAGCTATTTCATCAAATTTAATTGCTTTAATAATAGTTTTTCATTCTAAAAGCTATGAATGAGCTTCTGTTATAGCAAATATTTTTTACTTTTTACCAATGTTCTTATTAGGATTGGGAATTCCATGAACATTATTAGAGCAAAATAAACCTATCATTATAATTGGTTTCTTTCTTCCTCAGAGATATTTTTTAAATATAATGGCTTCGGGGTGAGCAAATGATATTGGTATGGAAACAAATCAGTTTGGCTACAATGGTAACTTTTGAATTCCATATATTATTTCATTTATAATATTAGTAATTTTAACTATTTGAATTTATTTACTTTTAAAAAGAGTTTTTGGTTATAAAAAGAATCTTCTTAAAAAGTATCCAACTAATTTAAAACATAATGCAATTATTTACAGTATTAAAAAGGCAAATTCAATTGAAGAATTAAATGAAATAATGGAAGTTAAGAAATTAATTATTGAAGAGAAAAAGAAAAAAAGAAAAGCAAAGGGAAAAATTGAAAATGCAAATTCATAA
- a CDS encoding ATP-binding cassette domain-containing protein — MKNNEVTVSLENVSKIFNKTNWVIKKINLKINKGEGLAIIGPNQSGKSVLARLIASQIKQSGGIIQYNFNDENVMANIGFQFRQTTWPEGFTVKEVFSLYKNINDIQDKEWIDDLVEVFGIDLRWNKTLSSCNTSWLQLFSIALAIINRPRLVVLDEVSSSIGLDFKIKILKFLKEYKEKYEASFVVISPDDSTFELLCERVIVLDNGFIISDDHVSDWQKNLTFEKYSLNIMDAISQEEIKVKPDPLFKPILKKFEDNRKIFKEHYDAFLEKNVGSEHESNIVYIRNINYHLNELENVLVSLLSTAINRKNIDEVLLHTKMAIKISKKTRKRVTKLESKVKYKKSALLFFTKTEKFFLFLEEDLYKSFKSNKYIVYATELTAQLSKKELEQLSSLKKKYIQEEIRAMKFENKSIKKQQKLEKKKIKGR; from the coding sequence ATGAAAAACAATGAAGTAACAGTTTCTTTAGAGAATGTTTCAAAAATATTTAATAAAACAAATTGAGTCATTAAGAAAATTAATTTGAAAATTAACAAAGGTGAAGGATTAGCAATAATTGGTCCAAATCAATCTGGAAAAAGTGTTTTAGCTAGATTAATTGCAAGTCAAATAAAGCAATCTGGGGGAATCATTCAATATAATTTTAATGACGAAAATGTTATGGCAAATATTGGATTTCAATTTAGACAAACAACCTGACCTGAGGGTTTTACTGTAAAAGAAGTTTTTAGTTTATATAAAAATATTAATGATATTCAAGATAAAGAGTGAATTGATGATCTTGTAGAAGTATTTGGTATTGATTTAAGATGAAACAAAACGTTATCCTCTTGTAATACTTCTTGACTGCAATTATTTTCAATTGCTTTGGCAATAATAAACAGACCAAGATTAGTTGTCTTAGATGAAGTTTCATCTTCAATAGGATTAGATTTTAAAATAAAAATTTTAAAATTTTTAAAAGAATATAAAGAAAAATATGAAGCATCGTTTGTAGTAATTTCACCAGATGATTCAACTTTCGAATTACTTTGTGAAAGAGTTATTGTTTTGGATAATGGTTTTATAATATCTGATGACCATGTTAGTGATTGACAAAAAAACTTAACATTTGAAAAGTACTCTCTAAATATAATGGATGCTATCAGTCAAGAAGAAATAAAAGTAAAACCAGACCCTCTATTTAAACCAATTTTAAAAAAATTTGAAGATAATAGAAAAATATTTAAAGAGCATTATGATGCATTTTTAGAAAAGAATGTTGGCAGTGAACATGAGTCAAATATTGTATATATTAGAAATATTAATTATCACTTAAATGAATTAGAAAATGTTTTAGTTAGTTTATTATCAACTGCTATTAATAGAAAAAATATTGATGAAGTTTTATTACATACAAAGATGGCTATTAAAATATCTAAAAAGACTAGAAAAAGAGTTACCAAATTAGAATCAAAAGTAAAATATAAAAAATCAGCTTTATTATTTTTTACAAAAACAGAAAAGTTTTTCCTTTTTTTAGAAGAAGATTTATATAAAAGTTTTAAATCCAATAAATATATTGTTTATGCAACTGAGCTTACAGCTCAGTTATCAAAAAAGGAATTGGAACAACTATCATCATTAAAGAAAAAATATATACAAGAAGAAATTAGAGCTATGAAATTTGAAAATAAATCAATTAAAAAACAACAAAAATTAGAAAAAAAGAAAATTAAAGGGAGGTAA
- the ileS gene encoding isoleucine--tRNA ligase, protein MEKNYKDTLLINQTSFDMKADLKVKEPRLQKDWLDKKIYQKKMQINKQKPSFVLHDGPPYANGNIHVGHALNKILKDIIVRWKNQSGYYSPYIMGWDTHGLPIETAITKTGIDRKALKPVEFRNLCKEYALNQVKNQSEQFRRLGIFTDYDCKYITLTDDFELSELKLFAKMVEKNLVYRDLKPIYWSPSSESALAEAEIEYAEIKSPTIFVACKIIDNKKFENTNFVIWTTTPWTIPSNQLIALGEDLEYVLVKPENDNRKFIIAKDLIDSVSEQIGWEKVKVLEIFKGSDLLKINYQHPWFENKTGFTVLGHHVTSEAGTGLVHIAGGFGEDDFEIVTKNKIKAFAPIDNQGKFDVTINDSRLEGIFYEDANKIIGTTLQEKNLLLKLKFVKHSYPHDWRTKKPVIYRATHQWFVSLESVKKSIDKVIVKDVQTNPEWSKERLRNIIKDRNDWTISRQRLWGVPIIAFFDKNKQPQLTNEIVEYAIGIIEKKGTNAWFDLPADTFLPDKFKGLGWEKETDILDVWFDSGSSNLAMEQNFNLKRPFDVYLEGNDQYRGWFNSSMINSVIYDGKPAYKQLITHGMTNDEKGKKMSKSIGNTIDPLEIANDLGADILRLWVFSTDFTDDQRIGKDILKQVSESYRKIRNTIRFILSNLVDFNPKKDYQKNLEDVDKFALNNLSVTKNKFYKAMETYSFNSGFKLINNYVTNDLSSFYLDFIKDIIYVEAANSKRRRQVQTVIYEQLWALLDMLKPILIHTVEEAYQNIENLKKEDSIHLLDLKEQNFLQKEDFISKWNTVLNLRDDVNEALEKARNEKIIKKGFEAVINLEIPKEFSFIKEIKDLNQILIVNSINFSDLKGKINSKVANVSVELKQGLKCQRCWAIFDQLNEDICQRCFNVIN, encoded by the coding sequence ATGGAAAAAAATTATAAAGATACATTACTTATTAATCAAACAAGTTTTGATATGAAAGCAGATTTAAAAGTTAAAGAACCAAGATTACAAAAGGATTGATTAGATAAAAAAATATATCAGAAAAAGATGCAAATCAATAAACAAAAACCAAGTTTTGTTTTACATGATGGGCCACCATATGCAAATGGAAATATTCATGTTGGGCATGCTTTAAATAAGATTTTAAAAGATATTATAGTGCGTTGAAAAAATCAATCTGGTTATTATTCACCTTATATTATGGGTTGAGATACTCATGGTCTTCCAATTGAAACTGCAATTACAAAAACAGGTATTGATAGAAAAGCATTAAAACCAGTAGAATTTAGAAATCTTTGTAAGGAGTATGCTCTTAATCAAGTCAAAAACCAATCAGAGCAGTTTAGAAGATTAGGAATTTTTACAGATTATGATTGCAAATATATTACTTTAACTGATGATTTTGAATTAAGTGAACTTAAATTATTTGCAAAAATGGTTGAAAAGAATTTAGTTTATCGAGATTTGAAGCCAATTTATTGATCTCCATCAAGTGAATCTGCACTTGCTGAAGCTGAAATAGAATATGCTGAAATAAAGTCACCAACAATTTTTGTTGCATGTAAAATTATTGATAATAAAAAATTTGAAAATACTAATTTTGTTATTTGAACAACAACTCCATGAACAATTCCTTCAAATCAATTAATTGCACTTGGAGAAGATTTAGAATATGTTTTAGTTAAGCCAGAAAACGATAATAGAAAATTTATCATTGCAAAAGATTTAATTGACTCAGTTTCAGAACAAATTGGTTGAGAAAAAGTTAAAGTTTTAGAAATTTTTAAAGGATCTGATTTATTAAAAATTAATTATCAACACCCATGATTTGAAAATAAAACAGGATTTACAGTATTAGGTCATCATGTTACAAGTGAGGCTGGAACTGGACTTGTTCATATTGCGGGGGGATTTGGAGAAGATGACTTTGAAATTGTAACAAAAAATAAAATAAAGGCCTTTGCTCCAATTGATAATCAAGGAAAATTTGATGTAACAATAAATGATTCAAGATTAGAGGGAATTTTTTATGAAGATGCTAATAAAATAATTGGTACAACTTTGCAAGAAAAAAATTTATTATTAAAACTTAAATTTGTAAAGCACTCATATCCTCATGATTGAAGAACTAAAAAACCAGTAATTTATCGTGCTACTCATCAATGATTTGTTAGTTTAGAAAGTGTAAAAAAATCAATCGATAAAGTTATTGTTAAAGATGTGCAAACAAACCCTGAATGATCAAAAGAAAGATTAAGAAATATTATTAAAGATAGAAATGATTGAACAATTTCTCGTCAAAGACTTTGAGGAGTTCCCATTATTGCATTTTTTGATAAAAACAAACAACCACAATTAACGAATGAAATTGTAGAGTATGCAATTGGCATTATTGAAAAAAAAGGTACTAATGCTTGATTTGATTTACCAGCAGATACTTTCTTACCTGATAAATTTAAAGGTTTAGGTTGAGAAAAGGAAACTGATATTTTAGATGTTTGATTTGATTCAGGAAGTTCAAATTTAGCAATGGAACAAAACTTTAATTTAAAAAGACCTTTTGATGTTTATTTAGAGGGAAATGATCAATACAGAGGTTGATTTAATTCTTCAATGATTAACTCTGTAATTTATGATGGCAAACCTGCATATAAACAATTAATTACTCACGGTATGACAAATGATGAAAAGGGTAAAAAAATGTCAAAATCAATTGGAAATACAATTGACCCTTTAGAAATAGCAAATGATTTAGGAGCAGATATTTTAAGACTTTGAGTATTTTCAACAGATTTTACAGATGATCAAAGAATTGGTAAAGATATTTTAAAGCAAGTTTCAGAGTCATATCGAAAAATTAGAAATACAATTAGATTTATTTTATCTAATTTAGTAGATTTCAATCCCAAAAAGGATTATCAAAAAAATCTAGAAGATGTTGATAAATTTGCCTTAAACAATTTATCTGTTACTAAAAATAAGTTTTATAAAGCAATGGAGACTTATTCATTTAATAGTGGTTTTAAGTTAATTAATAATTATGTTACAAATGATTTATCATCTTTCTATTTAGACTTTATTAAAGATATCATTTATGTTGAAGCTGCTAATTCAAAAAGAAGAAGACAAGTACAAACTGTAATTTATGAACAACTTTGAGCATTGCTTGATATGCTAAAACCAATTCTAATTCACACAGTTGAAGAAGCATATCAAAATATTGAAAATCTCAAAAAAGAAGATTCAATTCACTTATTAGATTTAAAAGAACAAAATTTCTTGCAAAAAGAGGATTTTATTTCAAAGTGAAATACAGTCTTAAATTTGCGTGATGATGTTAATGAAGCATTGGAAAAAGCAAGAAATGAAAAAATAATCAAAAAGGGATTTGAAGCAGTTATTAATTTAGAAATTCCCAAAGAATTTAGTTTTATTAAAGAAATTAAAGATTTAAATCAAATTTTAATAGTTAATTCAATAAACTTTTCAGATTTAAAAGGTAAAATTAACTCTAAGGTAGCTAATGTTAGTGTAGAATTAAAACAAGGGTTAAAATGTCAAAGATGTTGAGCAATTTTCGATCAATTAAATGAAGATATTTGCCAAAGATGTTTTAATGTAATAAATTAA
- a CDS encoding ABC transporter substrate-binding protein codes for MSILFKKTLGLLGLGLTTTLVSSSVVSCGTSLKYLMDRAVSTDVFKSIYTSNVTSWNTAYSMQAEDARIWANSFDTFLSTDQYGRIYGSLVESEYGEEQNTSDSNYSYVGDMKNEGQQWTYKTRPMTWVNYQGKIVDQDGKVSSDQTKTGEGKASVIDGVRQAAWFALNPKNGSDVASLWTSFIKGASDIQKNISKAQAEFEKSEKTPEDTAKLNAAIKEEKEKIWSNNSDEFGITVSETTPELLTFDLTKKAPYFESLLTYSVFSPIFTADKGDIKDFTQAMYNASYYPTQANPNGKIILQKNEHYVLKDSTKINTLEFNYVDDASATKERILFESGSTTGFELKSDDLKGWKNYIGQGKEAYENPNFEGAYPIVSPDASGSFLLVYNFYNSEIDDNSLKPDDRDRALDASKLLQSIDARTFLSTALDRTDFVRYFSKTIDEVGQPSQMLRNTYTGYGVASNGAKDYTQYVSDSYDEIIKSNGGSVTSSDADWSLKDGKDPYFNKSKDLTNKNNDELIKNINEYITLNNIKKRKVKGKSEEKVILKLILSPSNNNSLNPYLNMMFKKFNEIKNNPIFVQTKVLSSTDEYRTNGSRGATDLFVSGWSPDYKDPSSFLETMTLWGPYGAYNGTSRLFKSKVSAVETNEVEGSDYNITTDRLYAKSLDNPSDENSATKDVLKAYETYSNDFQKTDLEVAESNQRFSEFAETETQLLYKDFLTLTLYTKAMPTVWTVNYLTPYTKSYEAFGTGQYKYYNVTINSKILGREQWKAAYKAYQDWKTIIAEDWYRNRHGAHWKEQTD; via the coding sequence ATGTCAATATTATTTAAAAAAACATTAGGACTTTTAGGTTTAGGTTTAACAACTACATTAGTTTCATCTTCTGTTGTCTCTTGTGGAACATCTTTAAAATATCTAATGGATAGAGCAGTAAGTACAGATGTATTCAAATCTATCTATACATCAAATGTAACAAGTTGAAATACAGCATATTCAATGCAAGCAGAAGATGCAAGAATTTGAGCTAATTCTTTTGATACATTTTTATCAACAGACCAATATGGAAGAATATATGGTTCTCTTGTTGAAAGTGAGTATGGAGAAGAGCAAAATACTTCTGATTCAAATTATTCTTATGTAGGTGATATGAAAAATGAAGGTCAGCAATGAACTTATAAAACAAGACCAATGACATGAGTTAATTATCAAGGAAAAATAGTTGATCAAGATGGTAAAGTATCTTCTGACCAAACTAAAACAGGAGAGGGAAAAGCTTCTGTTATTGACGGAGTTAGACAAGCAGCTTGATTTGCTTTAAATCCAAAAAATGGTTCAGATGTTGCTTCATTGTGAACATCATTTATCAAAGGTGCTTCTGATATTCAAAAAAATATTTCAAAAGCTCAAGCAGAATTTGAAAAAAGTGAGAAAACACCTGAAGATACTGCAAAATTAAATGCTGCTATTAAAGAAGAAAAAGAAAAAATTTGAAGTAACAATTCTGACGAATTTGGAATTACTGTTTCAGAGACAACTCCAGAATTACTTACTTTTGATTTAACAAAAAAAGCTCCATATTTTGAAAGTTTATTAACATACTCAGTTTTTTCACCAATTTTTACAGCAGATAAAGGTGATATTAAAGATTTTACACAAGCAATGTATAATGCTTCTTATTATCCTACTCAAGCAAATCCAAATGGAAAAATTATTTTACAAAAAAATGAGCATTATGTTTTAAAAGATAGTACAAAAATTAATACTTTAGAATTTAACTATGTTGATGATGCATCAGCTACAAAAGAAAGAATTTTATTTGAATCAGGTTCAACAACTGGATTTGAATTAAAATCAGATGACTTAAAAGGTTGAAAAAACTATATTGGTCAAGGTAAAGAAGCATATGAAAATCCAAATTTTGAAGGAGCATATCCAATTGTTTCTCCAGATGCTTCAGGTTCATTTTTATTAGTATATAACTTTTATAACTCAGAAATTGATGATAACTCATTAAAACCTGATGATAGAGATAGAGCTTTGGATGCTTCAAAACTACTTCAATCAATTGATGCAAGAACATTTTTATCAACAGCATTAGATAGAACTGACTTTGTAAGATATTTTTCAAAAACAATTGATGAGGTTGGGCAACCATCACAAATGTTAAGAAATACTTATACAGGTTATGGAGTTGCTAGTAATGGTGCTAAAGATTATACACAATATGTATCAGATAGTTATGATGAAATAATTAAAAGCAATGGTGGTAGTGTTACTTCTAGTGATGCTGATTGAAGTTTAAAAGATGGTAAAGATCCGTATTTCAATAAGTCAAAAGATTTAACTAACAAAAATAATGATGAATTAATTAAGAATATAAATGAATATATTACTTTAAACAATATTAAAAAAAGAAAAGTAAAAGGTAAATCAGAAGAAAAAGTTATTTTAAAACTTATTTTAAGTCCTTCAAATAACAACTCATTAAACCCTTACTTAAATATGATGTTTAAAAAATTTAATGAAATTAAAAATAATCCCATCTTTGTACAAACTAAAGTTTTATCATCAACAGATGAATATAGAACAAATGGTTCAAGAGGAGCAACTGACCTGTTTGTAAGTGGTTGATCACCTGACTACAAAGACCCATCAAGTTTTTTAGAAACAATGACATTATGAGGTCCTTATGGAGCGTATAATGGAACTTCAAGATTATTTAAAAGTAAAGTTTCTGCAGTTGAAACAAATGAAGTTGAAGGTTCAGATTACAATATTACAACTGATAGACTTTATGCAAAATCATTAGACAATCCAAGTGATGAAAATAGTGCAACAAAAGATGTATTGAAAGCTTATGAAACTTACTCAAATGATTTTCAAAAAACTGATTTAGAAGTTGCAGAATCAAATCAAAGGTTTAGTGAATTTGCTGAAACTGAAACACAATTATTATATAAAGATTTTTTAACATTAACTTTATATACAAAAGCAATGCCAACTGTTTGAACAGTTAACTATTTGACTCCATATACAAAATCATATGAAGCATTTGGTACTGGTCAATATAAATACTACAATGTTACAATTAATTCAAAAATTTTAGGAAGAGAGCAATGAAAAGCTGCTTATAAAGCCTATCAAGATTGAAAGACAATAATTGCAGAAGATTGATATAGAAATAGACATGGTGCTCATTGAAAAGAGCAAACTGATTAA
- a CDS encoding alpha/beta hydrolase has product MNNLLIEKVISLINNRNRQNYDLYKNNGYINLLSLYQQAIFEQTNDQEVLNLNVKEFKKVEFKSFDSKNIVGIYHLNKKKSKKWIIACHGFSSSKESSAIASYYFNKLGYNIFAFDFRNHGESDDALITMGINEEKDLVHALEFVKTNFKTKEISLLGFSMGAHTVNRVAISNNIKKYNIKFAVADSPYFETTKVLKRIINTIGGTLIGNFLDKILQGVYKVYNEKYKIDIEADTITYRIPLCKNSFPVLYLHSKKDKVTDYQDSEKFYNLRKVLKVKDALHIFLTGEHIRTQVLHTVMYWKLVEDFINNK; this is encoded by the coding sequence ATGAACAATTTATTAATTGAAAAAGTTATAAGCTTAATTAACAATCGCAATCGCCAGAATTATGATTTATATAAAAATAATGGATATATAAATTTATTAAGTTTATATCAACAAGCTATTTTTGAACAAACAAATGATCAAGAAGTTTTAAATCTTAATGTCAAAGAATTTAAAAAAGTTGAATTTAAATCTTTTGATTCAAAAAATATTGTTGGTATTTATCACTTAAACAAGAAAAAATCAAAAAAATGAATTATAGCTTGTCATGGTTTTTCATCTTCAAAAGAATCATCGGCAATTGCAAGTTATTATTTTAATAAACTTGGTTATAATATTTTCGCATTTGATTTTCGAAATCATGGTGAATCAGATGATGCACTTATTACAATGGGTATTAATGAAGAAAAGGATTTAGTACATGCTTTGGAGTTTGTTAAAACTAATTTTAAAACAAAAGAAATATCTTTATTGGGATTTTCAATGGGAGCTCATACAGTTAATAGAGTTGCCATCTCAAATAACATTAAAAAATATAATATTAAGTTTGCTGTTGCTGATTCTCCATATTTTGAAACTACAAAAGTTTTAAAAAGAATTATTAATACAATTGGAGGTACACTTATTGGTAATTTTTTAGATAAAATATTACAGGGAGTTTATAAAGTATATAATGAAAAATATAAAATAGATATTGAAGCAGATACAATAACATATAGAATTCCTTTATGCAAAAATTCTTTTCCAGTACTTTATTTACATTCCAAAAAAGATAAAGTAACAGATTATCAAGATAGTGAAAAATTCTATAATTTAAGAAAAGTTTTAAAAGTTAAAGATGCATTACATATTTTTTTAACAGGAGAACATATAAGAACTCAAGTTTTACATACTGTTATGTATTGAAAGTTGGTTGAAGATTTTATAAATAATAAATAG
- a CDS encoding glycoside hydrolase family 18 protein: MKKLLAALASVSFLVSTTATTVVACSFSLKDIESFKYNFDLGEMAEVNQKEIIKAIAKINNITVDSKKDIERIANFQFDVNSIKEERNLSYPSNFNLTRQTENESKIKNYVATIRTSEYSRIAKGTAEIHFKASEEAIRKARNPIQQSQSTLMGYWWNWGNVIGKEQLGWREPQIKAVIESEKNPYDIINISSLYTKEGEGDINSLNINDFTTEPETADRGVYDIDNSQYLIDRKQKKENQSLENETKIIANWGGATADRMIWKWKQKDQLRDRIYFLVDTYGLDGISLAIAGKTLYNRESQATISQVIKEIMVIYWLNNKDFYLSLSTKIQWLFKDGVSTNKPTSIPFIEDLNGWYENIDLLMYNAYRDINFVTAKEDISIEYNGNTTFIKKGEKIKSTYGIGKEEDPAYFYGTLKNLIDKKWNDQAEVYYLGDKPVKIGVASTYSSSASGFKIKDEEDPENGESNWSAALVKLAKDKNELGESITRNLLGFSFFGINIDQILSNPSSKEPLPEDESGNIGPKNPKKWNNGINLKKFIENSEKDRNNKTRF, encoded by the coding sequence ATGAAAAAATTACTAGCTGCTTTAGCTTCTGTTTCGTTTCTTGTCTCAACTACAGCCACAACAGTTGTAGCTTGTTCTTTTAGTTTAAAAGATATAGAATCCTTTAAATATAATTTTGATTTAGGAGAAATGGCAGAGGTAAATCAAAAAGAGATTATTAAAGCAATAGCAAAAATTAATAATATAACTGTTGATAGCAAGAAAGATATTGAAAGAATTGCAAATTTTCAATTTGATGTAAATTCTATTAAAGAGGAAAGAAATTTAAGTTATCCAAGTAATTTTAATTTAACAAGACAAACTGAAAATGAAAGTAAAATTAAAAATTATGTGGCAACTATTAGAACATCAGAATATTCAAGGATTGCAAAGGGAACAGCAGAAATTCACTTTAAAGCTAGTGAAGAAGCAATTAGAAAAGCAAGAAATCCTATTCAACAATCACAGTCCACTTTAATGGGATATTGATGAAATTGGGGAAATGTTATTGGCAAAGAACAACTTGGATGAAGAGAACCACAAATTAAAGCAGTAATTGAATCTGAAAAAAACCCTTATGATATCATAAATATTTCTTCTTTATATACAAAAGAAGGTGAAGGAGATATTAACAGTTTAAATATTAACGATTTTACTACAGAACCAGAAACTGCTGACCGAGGAGTTTATGATATTGATAATTCTCAGTATCTAATTGATAGAAAACAAAAAAAAGAAAATCAATCTTTAGAAAATGAAACTAAAATTATTGCTAATTGAGGTGGAGCTACTGCTGATAGAATGATTTGAAAGTGGAAGCAAAAAGACCAACTTAGAGATCGAATTTACTTTTTAGTTGACACATATGGTTTGGATGGAATTAGTTTAGCAATTGCTGGTAAAACTCTATACAATAGAGAAAGTCAAGCAACTATTTCCCAAGTAATTAAAGAAATAATGGTTATTTATTGATTAAATAACAAGGATTTTTATTTATCATTATCTACTAAAATTCAATGATTATTTAAAGATGGAGTTTCTACAAACAAGCCAACTTCAATTCCATTTATTGAAGATTTAAATGGTTGATATGAAAATATTGACTTACTAATGTATAATGCTTATAGAGATATTAATTTTGTGACAGCAAAAGAAGATATTTCAATTGAGTATAATGGTAATACTACATTTATTAAAAAAGGTGAAAAAATAAAATCAACATATGGAATTGGAAAAGAAGAAGATCCAGCTTATTTTTATGGAACACTTAAAAACTTAATTGATAAAAAATGAAATGACCAAGCAGAAGTCTATTATTTAGGTGATAAGCCTGTAAAAATAGGTGTAGCAAGTACTTATTCATCTTCTGCAAGTGGATTTAAGATTAAAGATGAAGAAGATCCTGAAAATGGTGAAAGTAATTGATCAGCTGCTTTGGTAAAATTAGCTAAAGATAAAAATGAATTGGGAGAATCTATTACAAGAAACTTATTAGGATTTAGTTTTTTTGGAATAAATATTGATCAAATTTTATCAAATCCAAGTAGTAAAGAACCTTTACCAGAAGATGAAAGTGGTAATATTGGACCCAAAAATCCAAAAAAATGAAATAATGGAATAAATTTGAAAAAATTTATTGAAAATAGTGAAAAAGATAGAAACAATAAGACAAGATTTTAA
- a CDS encoding MurR/RpiR family transcriptional regulator — translation MKIIDLNDKKLNSTESSILNLVNNDPEFFCSHSIQEVSKKSNVSPSTMTRVCQKLGFKSFKSIQMFVYEKSRMQGSYYKLGDDNTIEEIIHNVRGAAIYTINETLNSIENEEIELISKEIYSSKRVMIFGIEQQQISASSFVLNLSRINIMAQAVSNIHNYVQRAIFFDENDFVIFITRTGWTKEIVESIKWTYNKNIPILVLTSDKEITSKQLEKDLDINKIHIIETQTISNDKIKYPSISSVPGEMIIFDLIINIIVSKNEKYREKFKKTAEISLNWNFEGKL, via the coding sequence ATGAAAATAATTGATTTAAATGATAAGAAATTAAACTCTACTGAAAGTTCGATATTAAATTTAGTAAATAATGATCCGGAATTCTTTTGTAGTCATTCTATACAAGAAGTATCAAAGAAAAGCAATGTAAGTCCGTCAACTATGACAAGGGTTTGCCAAAAGTTGGGATTTAAGTCTTTTAAATCTATACAAATGTTTGTTTATGAAAAGTCACGTATGCAAGGAAGTTATTATAAGTTAGGTGATGATAATACAATTGAAGAAATTATTCATAATGTTAGGGGAGCTGCAATTTATACAATTAATGAAACATTAAATAGTATAGAAAATGAAGAAATTGAATTAATCTCAAAAGAAATTTATTCTTCAAAACGAGTAATGATATTTGGAATAGAGCAGCAACAGATAAGTGCAAGTTCTTTTGTCTTAAATTTATCAAGAATAAATATTATGGCTCAAGCAGTTTCCAATATTCATAACTATGTTCAAAGAGCAATTTTCTTTGATGAAAACGATTTTGTTATTTTCATTACAAGAACTGGATGAACCAAAGAAATAGTTGAATCAATTAAATGAACATATAATAAAAATATTCCAATTTTAGTTCTAACTTCTGATAAGGAAATAACTTCTAAACAATTAGAAAAGGATTTGGATATCAATAAAATTCATATAATTGAAACACAAACTATTAGCAATGATAAAATAAAATATCCATCAATTTCATCTGTTCCAGGAGAAATGATTATTTTCGATTTAATCATTAATATAATTGTTAGCAAAAATGAAAAATATCGTGAAAAATTTAAAAAGACTGCAGAGATCTCTTTAAATTGGAATTTTGAGGGAAAATTATAA